Part of the Vicia villosa cultivar HV-30 ecotype Madison, WI unplaced genomic scaffold, Vvil1.0 ctg.002532F_1_1, whole genome shotgun sequence genome, TAAAAATCAACCACAAATCCATAAAATCTTCATCTCCTCCATAATCATCTTCACTCATCAATAAATTTCTCAAAACtaataattttcttctttttatttatcTCAATCTCATACATTTTTTATTCTCCCAGAAACACTAGATTTCTAACCTCAAAACCCATTTGTAAACGGGTGGAGGTGACCAAATAGATATTGTGCAGATTTCCAAAATCCAGATGATTGAGAAGGAATTTGGTGGTTGCCTAGACAATTGTTGGTTTTGAATGTATTTTCGTTCGAATTATGAATGAAAGAGATGAAAAAGGTGGAAATGAATAAAGGACTGGTTGGAATGGAAATAGATCGGACATTTGGTTCATAAAATTAGAGGTTGGACAAAAATTAATCATAAAATGGACAGGTGGCATCACTAAAGGAAGAGGCAAATTTGAACTTTCAAgagtcataattttttttatattatagatatagAAACCACTCATAGGGGAACAATTCAACTCGTGATATTCAAGAGAGCATGGTTCACCTCCCCTCATGACTTCTTTCGTCTTGCTACAAGAGATGCATCACTCATTTCTACAATAGACGACTTATCTCATAGAAGAGCGACACATTTAACAAAAGTGTGATACATTCAATAAAGAAGCGACTGACTGATCTGATAAACGGATGATTTGAGAGATCTCCGTGTAGTCTCTTAAACCATCTTTATGAATATACTGAAACAAAGGTCAAAAGGTTGAAggtattttatatttaagtttttGTTGGAGTAACTTGTTGTTAACATTGAGTATTCTGAAATCAAAGatgaaagcaaaaaataaaacaagtagAATGCACAATACAGTATaaaatttatcattattattaactgAGCTCTACTGAATATAGAAAGGAAAGTATAACTAAAAACATATAAGAATGGATCCATTCGTTTGGATGAAAATGAATTGCCTATTACTCTTACACAGAAACGTTTCCTGTTATTATCTCATGTTGATGCATCTCATCACTCAGCATAGCTATTTCTTTCTTCTCTTGTTGTTCCATAGTGTCACAAAGAACAATCCCTATAGTTTCCGGCAGATACAACAATGTAATATTCGATAATATTATCACAACTCCAAACACTCCATATGAGAATATATTGTTCTTCCttccagcagatatcaaaaacgGACAGAATATGCAACCAAACACCACAGACTGTCTCACCAACGATGTTGCCGTGTTTCTAACGCGCGTCGGAAACAGCTCTATAACGTATATCAGAAACAGATCATAAGCTGTACAAGCACCAAAGAATGCAACCATTGCCAACACCACTTTACCTGCTGGTACTCTATGCTCAAGAACAACACACATCACAGAACAAATCCCACTTAAGATCGAGAAAACAAGAACCGAAGGTTTTCTTCGATAATTTTCCAAGAAATATATTGCTACACACGTAGGTATTTCCATGGATGCACTAATAACCCCAGCCAAATAAATGTTGAACGCCAAATTTCCAACAGCTAGTGGCAAACCATAGTAAACCATTCCAATACCAGTTGCAAGAATCATAACAGCTATCATTCTCTTAAGAGCCCATCTTTTATGAAACAATTCACCTATTGATGAGTAAAGTTGAAATATTGAGACTTTTTCTTTTGAGGGAGGTTTTGGTAATCTCGAAGCAAGATTTCCGTTATTATTATCATCATAAGTTTCTTGTGATGATACCGTTTTAAGCATTTTCGAAACTTCTTTCTCGTTACCTTGCATAACAAGCCACCTGGGTGACTCGGTAATGAAGAAATAAGCAATGATAGAGTAAATTACACCAGGGATTGACGACCAACAGTAAAGAGATTTCCATGACGAGTTTCGGTTTACATAAGCGAAACCAGGTAAAGACATGTACCCTATAGTAAACATAAAATACTCAACAATTCCAACTCGGAATCGCCATTCGGAGTTAACTTTCTCCGTAAGCAAAACAAGAGCACATGTACCAATCGACGAACGCCAGAAACCGATCAAGAATTTCATGGCGGAGTAAATCCAAACATTGGTGGAGAGGACTATGAGCATGGAAGTTATTGACATTGAGAGACAAGAAAGGATTAGCATGTTTTTCCTACCAAGAGATGAATCAGCTAATGCAGCAAGAATGGATGAGCCTAGAAGAGAACCAATGAAGAAAGAAGATTGCGGTAAACCAGTGATGAAGGTGCTAGCACATTCAAGGTTCCAGTGAGAAATGATTGTGTTTGAAGGGTGAGTGTCCCAAGACCAAGAAGATCTAGGGAGTTTACAAATATCAGAAGATGAAGTGCATGATGAATTTGTGGTTGTGTTAGTGCAATGCCATTTAGGGTAATTATCCGTGTAAATACTAATGAATGATTGTTGTGCATCAAAAAACATAGCAATTGCTACAAGAATAGCTTGTAAGAAATCCATCCACCCAAAATTGGATAAACTTCTTTCAATAATTTCATCCCATGATAAAACTGGCTTCTTTTGTTGGTCAGCATTGGAATGAGATTCAGTCACATTAATTTGAACTGAACCTTCCATTGTTAT contains:
- the LOC131639109 gene encoding organic cation/carnitine transporter 3-like: MEGSVQINVTESHSNADQQKKPVLSWDEIIERSLSNFGWMDFLQAILVAIAMFFDAQQSFISIYTDNYPKWHCTNTTTNSSCTSSSDICKLPRSSWSWDTHPSNTIISHWNLECASTFITGLPQSSFFIGSLLGSSILAALADSSLGRKNMLILSCLSMSITSMLIVLSTNVWIYSAMKFLIGFWRSSIGTCALVLLTEKVNSEWRFRVGIVEYFMFTIGYMSLPGFAYVNRNSSWKSLYCWSSIPGVIYSIIAYFFITESPRWLVMQGNEKEVSKMLKTVSSQETYDDNNNGNLASRLPKPPSKEKVSIFQLYSSIGELFHKRWALKRMIAVMILATGIGMVYYGLPLAVGNLAFNIYLAGVISASMEIPTCVAIYFLENYRRKPSVLVFSILSGICSVMCVVLEHRVPAGKVVLAMVAFFGACTAYDLFLIYVIELFPTRVRNTATSLVRQSVVFGCIFCPFLISAGRKNNIFSYGVFGVVIILSNITLLYLPETIGIVLCDTMEQQEKKEIAMLSDEMHQHEIITGNVSV